One segment of Cataglyphis hispanica isolate Lineage 1 chromosome 23, ULB_Chis1_1.0, whole genome shotgun sequence DNA contains the following:
- the LOC126857952 gene encoding uncharacterized protein LOC126857952, translating to MNFQSINPLNVRINIISGNLLPLSEDDSRFSITWKMYSVFVWLLEIIQAIVLIPGIMFVSREKILKDGTVTCVVTIEVFFMVMRIQARRKLMNQLIKKLNNILCVADETMKNVVITTLKPMEDPLKFYLVAGWLAVFIWCCLPFLLTFEKVAFFYEDYRIPAIFSKQPFSIDVFLIGSVFLLMSNVYIFVKKVGVDVYMIHLVLLITAQYRYIATKLTTIFRDGNQQNEFDDSRQEYRFKDQWIKKEMQALCRHHNSVIHLSSMLKRLLSLNFSMIYVNSVLRFCFIGVMLSTVSSTTFLEGSSIIMFACGSIVQFYMLCFCVQQLMDASTKITDEAFHEKWYQFGPSVKRTFMLIILGNNLGCKLSMCDKFNLSLPSFMTILNQSYSIALLLLRVN from the exons ATGAATTTCCAAAGCATAAACCCTTTAAATGTTCGCATAAACATTATTTCGGGTAATTTATTACCTTTGTCAGAAGATGATTCGCGTTTTTCTATAACGTGGAAAATGTACAGCGTCTTTGTATGGCTGCTTGAAATAATTCAAGCGATTGTATTAATTCCCGGGATTATGTTTGTGTCGCGAGAGAAGATCTTGAAAGACGGTACAGTTACTTGCGTGGTCACCATAGAGGTGTTCTTTATGGTCATGAGGATTCAAGCCCGCAGAAAGCTGATGaatcaattgattaaaaaattaaacaatattttatgtgttgcGGATGAGACCATGAAAAATGTTGTGATCACCACCTTAAAACCTATGGAAGATCcactcaaattttatttggtaGCTGGCTGGTTGGCCGTCTTCATATGGTGCTGTTTACCGTTTCTATTAACCTTCGAGAAGGTTGCCTTTTTTTACGAGGATTATAGGATACCAGCAATTTTTTCCAAGCAACCTTTCTCAATCGATGTCTTCCTAATAGGGAGCGTATTTTTGCTGATgagtaatgtatatatttttgtgaaaaaagttGGGGTAGATGTTTATATGATACATCTAGTGCTGCTGATAACGGCgcaatatcgatatatcgctACGAAGCTCACGACAATATTTCGAGATGGAAATCAGCAAAATGAATTCGACGATTCTCGCCAGGAATATCGGTTTAAGGATCAgtggataaaaaaagagatgcaaGCATTATGTCGGCATCACAATTCTGTCATTCA CTTATCTTCTATGCTTAAAAGATTACTATCTCTGAACTTTAGTATGATCTATGTGAACAGCGTCTTACGATTTTGCTTCATTGGTGTTATGTTAAGTACA GTATCATCAACAACTTTTCTGGAAGGTTCCTCGATCATTATGTTTGCATGTGGCTCAATAGTTCAATTCTACATGTTGTGCTTTTGCGTCCAGCAATTAATGGACGCG aGCACAAAAATAACGGATGAAGCATTTCACGAAAAATGGTATCAATTTGGACCATCTGTAAAACGTACATTCATGTTGATAATATTAGGTAATAATTTAGGATGCAAACTTTCCATGtgcgataaatttaatctatctTTGCCCTCATTCATGACG attttaaatcaatcataTTCGATCGCTCTTCTGCTCTTAAGGGTGAACTGA
- the LOC126858036 gene encoding uncharacterized protein LOC126858036, giving the protein MDFQSVNLLNVQINIFSGNLFPMTADDSRFSIGWKIYSIITWSINISMNILFFFGFTKVSKEKVISDGMIGIVILVEVCFIFTRIYACRDLVVQFIKKINDILRVQDETMKCIVMATLKLMHSPLKFYWMSSMITVTMWTGMPLIMIFKKNSFFYEDYRLPFVITEQPFSMKIFALGSLCQMLSSIIIIMKKAAADIYMMHLVLLMTAQYRYVAVKLRKVFQKKNLQEGKIHSRKKLSSGKIDSWTEREMKSIYSHQSTIMELSLILKKFLSLNFSLIYISTILRFSFIGVILTSNVSTKITDMAFHEKWYQFGSSIKRSFILMILSNNLKCEIALIKRFNLSLPSFMTVIKQAYSITLLCLKIIKK; this is encoded by the exons ATGGATTTTCAAAGTGTCAATCTTCTAAATGTGCAAATAAACATATTCTCGGGCAATTTGTTCCCAATGACAGCCGATGATTCACGATTTTCGATTGGctggaaaatatatagcatTATTACATGGTCAATTAATATAAGCATGAACATTTTGTTCTTCTTTGGATTTACTAAGGTGTCAAAGGAAAAAGTTATAAGTGATGGCATGATTGGCATCGTAATCCTTGTAGAAGTGTGCTTCATTTTTACGCGAATTTATGCGTGTAGAGATCTTGTCGTGCAATTCATCAAAAAGATAAACGACATTCTCCGCGTCCAGGACGAGACTATGAAGTGTATCGTGATGGCAACTTTAAAACTGATGCACTCTCCGCTTAAATTCTACTGGATGAGCAGCATGATAACCGTGACAATGTGGACAGGCATGCCACTCATAATgatctttaaaaagaattccTTCTTTTATGAAGATTACAGATTGCCGTTCGTTATCACCGAACAGCCCTTTTCGATGAAAATCTTTGCGCTAGGAAGTCTATGTCAGATGCTCAGTagcataatcattattatgaaGAAAGCAGCTGCGGATATCTACATGATGCATCTGGTACTATTAATGACAGCGCAATATCGATATGTTGCGGTAAAGTTAAGGAAagtatttcagaaaaaaaatttacaagaagGCAAAATACATTCTCGAAAGAAACTTTCTTCTGGAAAAATAGATTCatggacagagagagagatgaagtCAATATACTCGCATCAGTCTACGATAATGGA attatcattaatattaaagaagttTTTATccttaaattttagtttaatttatataagtactattttgcgattttctttCATCGGTGTCATACTGACAAGTAATGTa agcACGAAAATAACAGATATGGCATTTCACGAAAAATGGTATCAATTTGGATCATCGATAAAACGTTCATTTATATTGATGATATTAAGTAACAATCTAAAGTGTgaaattgctttaattaaaaggTTCAATCTCTCGTTACCATCATTTATGACa gTTATAAAGCAAGCATACTCAATTACTCTTTtgtgtttgaaaataattaaaaaatga
- the LOC126857933 gene encoding anosmin-1 encodes MPHAGNSTSAVAAKRRRRQQPVTLEKWWLWWLLLPGCLASWTRYVEEYDFIRVARCDARCGENYPDECMENCLVSNYTKPGYCPERTSMTPFEAACLIACVDDSRCPDLAKCCSHDCGITCMHPVGLDNRNDLPAVPENLQIQQQKRNQVLLTWRNGRPGVSNVSVNENDNDAVRYLVEERHLVGPRYLESRLSSWTVCHVSTKPHATLRGRLKTGHWYQFRVAAVNGNGSRGYSQPSRPFKTKEPRNPKEPQNLTLSNARLVSGKLRINLRWVKPASDVPISFYKVFWSRLIHGPTNDSILVYHKTILKDKTCYELKNLELKCQYFLQVQAVAVYGGRRLTSRKASKVFNSTDYMAYADVGRRSRRCERTQAGLHVRRMNCQCGEVKARLVWPTSGDISAYNVTWQEESCSREKGSERWKSATWKTVQTSYYDLRQLRYDCMYSATVRNILKNGETDDHGTSIEFYATGCQGDQKRKYSRRKTGRCKKSSRSRRQFSGLFVI; translated from the exons ATGCCGCACGCCGGCAATTCAACGTCAGCTGTAGCCGCGAAGAGAAGGCGGAGGCAGCAACCGGTCACCCTCGAAA AATGGTGGCTGTGGTGGTTACTACTACCAGGATGTTTAGCATCGTGGACGCGTTATGTCGAGGAGTACGACTTTATTAGAGTGGCCAGGTGTGATGCTCGATGCGGGGAGAATTATCCCGACGAG TGCATGGAAAATTGCCTAGTGTCAAATTACACAAAACCTGGTTATTGCCCCGAGAGAACGTCCATGACGCCCTTCGAAGCTGCCTGTTTAATCGCCTGCGTCGATGACTCCCGTTGTCCGGATTTAGCCAAGTGTTGCTCCCACGATTGCGGTATCACGTGCATGCATCCTGTCGGTCTGGACAATCGAAACG atctaCCAGCTGTGCCGGAGAATCTACAGATACAACAACAGAAGAGAAACCAGGTGCTTCTGACGTGGCGCAACGGCAGGCCGGGAGTCAGCAATGTATCTGTCAACGAGAACGACAATGACGCGGTTCGGTATCTAGTGGAGGAGCGTCATCTTGTTGGTCCTAGATACTTGGAGTCCAGATTAAGTTCCTGGACCGTTTGTCACGTATCGACAAAGCCGCACGCGACTCTTCGGGGCAGGTTAAAGACGGGACACTGGTATCAATTCCGTGTGGCGGCTGTCAATGGAAATGGATCGCGCGGGTATTCGCAACCTTCCAGACCCTTTAAAACAAAAG AGCCGCGAAATCCGAAGGAACCGCAAAACTTGACCTTGTCTAATGCGCGACTCGTCAGCGGAAAGCTGCGTATTAACCTACGATGGGTTAAGCCGGCATCGGATGTGCCGATATCGTTCTACAAAGTGTTTTGGAGCAGACTCATTCATGGACCAACAAACGATTCCATTCTCGTCTACCACAAGACGATTCTCAAA GACAAGACATGTTATGAACTAAAGAATCTGGAGCTCAAGTGTCAGTACTTTCTGCAAGTGCAAGCGGTGGCGGTTTACGGCGGTCGGCGTCTGACGTCGCGCAAGGCATCCAAGGTCTTCAACAGCACAGACTACATGGCATACG CCGACGTCGGGAGACGTTCTCGCAGGTGCGAGCGAACCCAGGCCGGCCTCCACGTGCGTCGCATGAACTGTCAGTGTGGAGAAGTCAAGGCGCGTTTAGTTTGGCCGACGAGCGGCGATATCAGTGCATATAATGTCACGTGGCAAGAGGAATCGTGCTCACGCGAGAAAGGCTCGGAACGATGGAAATCTGCTACTTGGAAAACGGTTCAG aCATCATATTATGATCTGCGGCAACTTCGATACGACTGCATGTACAGTGCAACTGTACGAAACATATTGAAAAACGGCGAGACCGACGATCATGGGACCAGTATAGAATTTTATGCGACCGGATGTCAGGGCGATCAGAAGCGAAAATATTCGCGGCGGAAGACAGGACGATGTAAGAAATCGTCCAGATCAAGAAGGCAATTCTCCGGtttatttgtgatataa